A genome region from Tolypothrix sp. PCC 7712 includes the following:
- a CDS encoding TIGR04222 domain-containing membrane protein: MEALLHNPIADMYGPKFLLLYGSVISLTLLVCWKLVQDPTKNQPLPLIPSELDIYKIAYLRSGKSEVVKVVILNLIQRNFLQITKEGISQTSTHGSLSELQLIEHQVFSSYSTSPKVKSIESIANKIQLDCDRYERQLHDEQLLYAHKWQVRNRQVGLIAAAIIFSLGFYKLLIALAKGHYNVGFLIIMGILSIMWIFSLVNQRPRLSHRGKAYLEQLQNTFAQLKNKAKNSSFLSVFNYNLLVAIFGVEALAGSEYDSYYKVFYPAISRTSSQRSNTSNGSCSSTTSCSGGSSCSGGSSCGGGCGGGCGGCGGS, translated from the coding sequence ATGGAAGCCTTGCTACATAACCCAATTGCAGATATGTACGGGCCAAAATTCTTACTTTTGTATGGTAGCGTCATTAGCTTGACACTTTTAGTTTGCTGGAAACTTGTACAAGATCCGACAAAAAATCAACCCTTACCTTTAATCCCTAGCGAACTAGATATCTACAAAATTGCCTATCTGCGTTCGGGAAAATCAGAAGTAGTAAAGGTAGTAATCTTAAATTTAATTCAGAGGAACTTTTTACAAATCACAAAAGAAGGAATTAGCCAAACATCCACTCATGGCAGTCTATCAGAACTACAGTTGATAGAACATCAGGTATTTTCTAGTTATTCTACTTCTCCAAAAGTAAAATCAATAGAGTCAATAGCTAACAAAATTCAGCTAGACTGCGATAGATATGAAAGGCAATTACACGATGAGCAACTACTATATGCTCATAAATGGCAAGTAAGAAATAGACAAGTTGGCTTAATTGCAGCCGCAATTATTTTCAGTTTAGGCTTTTATAAGCTACTCATTGCTTTAGCGAAAGGACATTATAACGTGGGTTTTCTCATTATTATGGGTATCCTATCAATTATGTGGATTTTTTCGTTAGTCAATCAGCGACCGCGTCTTAGTCATCGAGGTAAAGCTTACCTTGAACAACTCCAAAATACATTTGCTCAATTGAAGAATAAGGCAAAGAATTCCAGCTTTCTTTCAGTATTCAATTACAACTTGCTAGTAGCAATCTTTGGTGTAGAAGCACTCGCTGGTAGTGAATACGATTCATACTACAAAGTTTTCTATCCTGCTATATCTAGAACTAGTAGCCAAAGAAGCAACACTTCTAATGGTTCTTGCAGTAGTACAACTTCCTGTAGTGGTGGGAGTTCCTGTAGTGGTGGAAGTTCTTGCGGCGGCGGTTGTGGTGGCGGCTGTGGTGGCTGTGGTGGTAGTTAA
- a CDS encoding DUF692 domain-containing protein — translation MLSHLPNLGVGLGFRELFKSELFLNRQPVDFLEIVAEHYLDAPAAKQQELELLAAHFPIIPHAINLSLGSAEGLDRDYLAKLAALIKQLNPPWWSEHLCFTKAGGIDIGHLSPLPYTREAVEVVCRNIAEVRRRIDVPLIVENITYMVALPGGEMTEAQFLAEVAERADCGLLLDVTNLYTNAVNHGYDVQQFLQQLPLERVVQLHFVGGHWHDGILIDSHSHSTPAEIWQLMDEVVANFPVKGIVLERDENLPAFAELVAELQQARHIAGSHGKWV, via the coding sequence ATGTTATCTCATCTCCCTAATTTAGGTGTAGGGCTAGGCTTTCGAGAACTATTTAAAAGTGAATTGTTTCTCAATCGTCAGCCAGTAGACTTTCTGGAAATTGTTGCTGAACATTATTTAGATGCACCAGCAGCAAAACAGCAGGAATTAGAATTGCTGGCGGCGCATTTCCCCATAATTCCCCATGCAATTAATCTGTCTTTAGGTAGTGCTGAAGGTTTGGATAGAGATTATTTAGCTAAACTAGCAGCACTAATTAAGCAGCTTAACCCCCCCTGGTGGAGTGAGCATCTTTGTTTTACCAAAGCTGGGGGAATTGATATCGGACATTTGTCACCGCTACCTTATACCCGGGAAGCTGTGGAAGTAGTTTGTCGCAACATCGCTGAAGTGCGTCGCCGGATTGATGTGCCATTAATAGTGGAAAATATTACTTATATGGTGGCACTTCCTGGTGGGGAGATGACAGAAGCCCAATTTTTAGCGGAAGTCGCAGAACGTGCTGATTGCGGGTTGCTGTTAGATGTGACGAATCTCTACACTAATGCTGTTAACCACGGCTATGATGTGCAACAGTTTCTCCAACAATTACCGCTAGAACGGGTTGTACAGTTGCATTTCGTGGGTGGACATTGGCATGATGGTATTTTGATTGATAGCCATTCCCACTCAACACCAGCCGAAATTTGGCAATTGATGGATGAGGTTGTCGCCAACTTTCCAGTTAAAGGAATAGTTCTCGAACGAGATGAAAACTTACCAGCCTTTGCAGAATTAGTCGCAGAACTGCAACAAGCACGACATATCGCCGGGAGTCATGGTAAATGGGTTTAG
- the lpxD gene encoding UDP-3-O-(3-hydroxymyristoyl)glucosamine N-acyltransferase — translation MKFSEIVSRFDDIVTDHSLNTHPNHDPEITALAAIDEATSSNLSYIEGPKFFSWVGKTHAGALILPQDKTLQAQAQERNIVWVATKEPRLLFAQAIAVYYQPYRPSPAIHPTAVIDPTAVIGSDVYIGPHVVIQQRVKIGNGAIIHPNVVIYPDVTIGDRTTLQANCTIHERSQIGADCFIHSGVVIGAEGFGYVPTRSGWVKMQQSGYTVLEDRVEVGSNSAIDRPAVGETRIGHDTIIDNLVQIGHGCKIGFGCAIAGQAGMAGGVKVGNRVILAGQTGIANQVKIGDGAIASAQAGIHNDVAPGEIVSGTPAIPHKLYLKVCAIYNRLPEMYKTLKQFQR, via the coding sequence ATGAAGTTCAGCGAAATTGTCAGCCGATTTGATGATATTGTTACTGACCACAGCCTCAACACTCACCCCAATCACGATCCAGAAATTACAGCCTTAGCAGCCATTGATGAAGCCACTAGTAGTAATCTCAGCTATATAGAAGGGCCAAAATTCTTTTCTTGGGTGGGTAAAACTCATGCTGGGGCGTTAATTTTACCTCAAGACAAAACCTTACAAGCCCAAGCACAGGAACGGAATATTGTTTGGGTAGCTACCAAAGAACCACGCTTGTTATTTGCTCAAGCGATCGCAGTTTATTATCAACCATACCGCCCCAGCCCCGCAATTCATCCCACGGCAGTAATTGACCCCACGGCGGTAATTGGTAGCGATGTTTACATTGGCCCCCATGTAGTCATTCAGCAGCGAGTCAAAATTGGTAATGGTGCGATTATTCACCCCAATGTAGTGATTTATCCCGATGTCACCATTGGCGATCGCACTACCTTACAAGCTAACTGTACCATCCACGAGCGTAGCCAAATTGGTGCAGATTGTTTTATTCATAGTGGCGTTGTCATCGGTGCAGAAGGATTTGGCTATGTACCTACACGTAGTGGTTGGGTAAAAATGCAACAATCCGGCTACACTGTTTTAGAAGACCGCGTAGAAGTTGGTTCTAACAGCGCCATTGACCGCCCCGCAGTGGGAGAAACCAGGATAGGTCACGATACAATCATTGATAACTTAGTGCAAATTGGTCACGGTTGCAAAATTGGCTTTGGTTGTGCGATCGCCGGACAAGCTGGAATGGCTGGTGGTGTAAAAGTTGGTAATCGTGTCATCCTCGCAGGACAAACCGGAATAGCCAATCAAGTCAAAATTGGAGACGGTGCGATCGCATCAGCGCAAGCAGGAATTCATAATGATGTTGCACCAGGGGAAATTGTCTCTGGTACCCCCGCCATTCCCCACAAACTATATCTCAAGGTCTGTGCAATTTATAATCGGCTACCAGAAATGTATAAAACGCTGAAGCAATTTCAACGTTAA
- a CDS encoding NB-ARC domain-containing protein — MAIFQAPPLPAHFVERPEYSDDLKTRLLTEDNRTLVITAIHGLGSVGKSTLAAALAVDAEIQTRFCDGILWATLGQQPDVLSLISGWVQALGDYSFKPTSVEATTNHLQTLLYDKAVLLVVDDAWNTQDAQAFNVGGVRCQILVTTRKRSIAEALAASTYSLDIMKPDQAMALLTKKLGRSITGAERQSAENLAQGVAYLPLALELAAAEVASGTTWDELLADIQQEVARLTSFDQPEAGEITDEASLKRLSLTASLNLSIKRMPEEKQHFAWLGVLPEDVNINQMMAATLWAMDERDAARILQYLRNKALLLTGVPLADGTPTYRLHDLFHDLACNLLTAAPQPKQTGDLPGLGLNLTDAHAAFVEKYRQKTQNNLWHTLPDDGYIHQHLVWHLEKAGLLEEIHSLLWEESVTGNNGWFEAREQLAQTGGYITDISRAWELAQRNWTASTLSLQCRYALITTSLNSLAANLPRDLLLALVKNNFWTPEQGLAYALQKPKLEEKIDALAKLVNYLPPNLQQLALQKALAAARAIQEEKDRAQALSVLADKLKEVLPEALAAAVALGKEYERAQALSALADKLPPELLKEALAAAVAIRDENYRAQALSALADKLPLELLKEALAAARTLGNEYDRADALSALENELPPELLKEALAVARAIWDEYYRAIAWYASADKLPPELLLAALAVTRAIRDDNYRAQALSALADKLPPALLKEALTAAKAIWYENAPADAFNALADKLPPALLKEALTAAKMIRNEYYRTYALSALAGKLPEVLPEALAVTRAIRDDNYRADALSALADKLPPELLKEALAVARAIGDEYYRAYALSALADKLPEVLPEALAVARAIGDEYYRAQALSALADKLPEVLPEALAVARAIGDEWNRADALSALADKLPLELLPEALAATKAIWHEYSRTKALSALADKLPPELLPAALAAARALGHENYRADALIALADKLPEVLPEAIAIARTMWYENARTDALSALADKLPPELLPAALAAARMVRDEDDRTDAWSALADKLPPELLPASLAAAVALGHERNRAQALSALADKLPPELLPAALAAAVAIEDEYYLTQALSALADKLPPELLPAAVAAARAIQNEYYRAKVLIALLEKLPEVLPEAIAAARGIEDGMTRGEVLVPLVEKLPPKLLPEALTAARETQENYHRAEILIALAQRFPEVLPEAIAATKTIQDESCRGHRLSELAENLPPELLPEVLAIARKMQNHYERANALIALVEKLPEVLPEALAAARETQNEYDRAEVLIALVQRLPEVVPEAIAATEAMENQSYRVGGLRELAEKLPPELLPEVLTAARKIQGNLYRADALIALAQKLPEVLPEALAAARAIEDEYYRADALTALADKLPEVLPEALAAARAIEDEQYRTKALSALAFGLSQMPSAILFPLWQDTLHQLSVHTRPNLLQDIKALFPVIFALGGEVATVELASAIADVGRWWK, encoded by the coding sequence CTGGCGATATTTCAAGCGCCACCTTTACCTGCACACTTTGTTGAACGCCCAGAATACAGCGATGATTTAAAAACTCGCCTCCTGACAGAAGATAATCGCACTTTGGTAATTACGGCGATTCATGGTTTGGGTTCGGTGGGTAAATCGACTTTAGCCGCAGCTTTAGCAGTAGATGCAGAAATCCAAACTCGGTTCTGTGATGGGATTTTGTGGGCAACATTAGGTCAACAGCCGGATGTGCTGTCTTTAATTAGTGGCTGGGTGCAAGCATTAGGAGACTATAGCTTTAAACCTACCAGTGTAGAAGCCACTACCAACCATTTACAGACGCTGCTTTATGACAAAGCCGTGTTGCTGGTGGTGGATGATGCTTGGAATACGCAAGATGCACAGGCGTTTAATGTGGGTGGGGTGCGGTGTCAGATTTTAGTCACAACTCGTAAAAGGTCAATTGCCGAAGCTTTAGCAGCTAGCACCTACAGCCTGGATATCATGAAACCAGATCAGGCGATGGCATTGCTGACGAAGAAATTAGGACGCTCAATTACAGGTGCAGAACGTCAGTCAGCCGAAAATTTAGCTCAAGGTGTTGCTTATCTCCCCCTAGCGTTGGAACTTGCAGCCGCCGAAGTTGCTAGTGGGACAACTTGGGATGAACTATTGGCGGATATTCAGCAAGAGGTAGCCAGATTAACCAGTTTTGACCAACCGGAAGCGGGCGAAATTACCGATGAGGCGAGCTTAAAACGCTTGAGTTTAACAGCATCATTAAACTTGAGTATCAAGAGAATGCCTGAAGAAAAGCAGCATTTTGCTTGGTTGGGGGTGTTGCCGGAGGATGTCAACATTAATCAGATGATGGCGGCGACGCTGTGGGCAATGGATGAGCGTGATGCTGCTAGGATATTGCAATATTTACGGAATAAGGCATTGTTATTAACAGGAGTACCCCTGGCTGATGGTACGCCTACCTATCGCTTACATGACTTATTCCATGATTTAGCCTGTAATTTGTTAACTGCTGCGCCACAGCCAAAGCAGACAGGAGATTTGCCAGGGTTAGGTTTAAATCTGACTGATGCTCACGCTGCTTTTGTGGAGAAATATCGGCAGAAAACCCAGAATAATTTATGGCATACCCTACCTGATGATGGTTACATTCATCAGCATTTAGTTTGGCATTTGGAAAAGGCAGGACTCTTGGAAGAGATTCACTCTTTGTTGTGGGAGGAGTCGGTAACTGGTAATAATGGCTGGTTTGAAGCGCGGGAACAATTGGCACAAACAGGGGGTTACATCACAGATATATCTCGTGCTTGGGAATTAGCCCAAAGGAATTGGACTGCATCAACATTAAGTTTGCAGTGTCGCTATGCTTTGATTACTACATCCCTGAATAGTTTGGCAGCTAATTTACCAAGAGATTTGTTACTTGCTTTGGTCAAAAACAACTTTTGGACTCCCGAACAAGGACTAGCTTACGCCCTGCAAAAACCAAAGTTAGAAGAGAAAATCGACGCGCTGGCAAAACTAGTCAATTATCTGCCACCAAATCTTCAACAATTAGCACTGCAAAAAGCACTTGCTGCTGCCAGGGCGATTCAGGAAGAGAAAGATCGTGCCCAAGCCTTGAGTGTCTTAGCAGACAAACTAAAAGAAGTATTACCAGAAGCACTTGCTGCTGCTGTGGCACTTGGGAAAGAGTATGAGCGTGCCCAAGCCTTGAGTGCCTTAGCAGACAAACTGCCACCAGAGTTGTTAAAAGAAGCACTTGCTGCTGCTGTGGCGATTCGAGATGAGAATTATCGTGCCCAAGCCTTGAGTGCCTTAGCAGACAAACTGCCACTAGAGTTGTTAAAAGAAGCACTTGCTGCTGCCAGGACACTTGGGAATGAGTATGATCGTGCCGATGCCTTGAGTGCCTTAGAAAACGAACTGCCACCAGAGTTGTTAAAAGAAGCACTTGCTGTTGCTAGGGCGATTTGGGATGAGTATTATCGTGCCATTGCCTGGTATGCCTCAGCAGATAAACTACCACCAGAGTTGTTGCTAGCAGCACTTGCTGTTACCAGGGCGATTCGAGATGATAATTATCGTGCCCAAGCCTTGAGCGCCTTAGCAGATAAACTGCCACCAGCGTTGTTGAAAGAAGCCCTCACCGCCGCTAAGGCGATTTGGTATGAGAATGCTCCTGCCGATGCCTTTAATGCCTTAGCAGATAAACTGCCACCAGCGTTGTTGAAAGAAGCCCTCACCGCCGCTAAGATGATTCGGAATGAGTATTATCGTACCTATGCCTTGAGTGCCTTAGCAGGCAAACTGCCAGAAGTATTACCAGAAGCCCTTGCTGTTACCAGGGCGATTCGAGATGATAATTATCGTGCCGATGCCTTGAGTGCCTTAGCAGATAAACTGCCACCAGAGTTGTTAAAAGAAGCCCTTGCTGTTGCCAGGGCGATTGGGGATGAGTATTATCGTGCCTATGCCTTGAGTGCCTTAGCAGATAAACTACCAGAAGTATTACCAGAAGCCCTTGCTGTTGCCAGGGCGATTGGGGATGAGTATTATCGTGCCCAAGCCTTGAGTGCCTTAGCAGATAAACTGCCAGAAGTATTACCAGAAGCACTTGCTGTTGCCAGGGCGATTGGGGATGAGTGGAATCGTGCCGATGCCTTGAGTGCCTTAGCAGATAAACTGCCACTAGAGTTGTTGCCAGAAGCTCTTGCTGCTACCAAGGCGATTTGGCATGAGTATTCTCGTACCAAAGCCTTGAGTGCCTTAGCAGACAAACTGCCACCAGAGTTGTTGCCAGCAGCTCTTGCTGCTGCCAGGGCACTTGGGCATGAGAATTATCGTGCCGATGCCTTGATTGCCTTAGCAGATAAACTGCCAGAAGTATTGCCAGAAGCCATTGCTATTGCCAGGACGATGTGGTACGAGAATGCTCGTACCGATGCCTTGAGTGCCTTAGCAGACAAACTGCCACCAGAGTTGTTGCCAGCAGCTCTTGCTGCTGCCAGGATGGTTCGAGATGAGGATGATCGTACCGATGCCTGGAGTGCCTTAGCAGACAAACTGCCACCAGAGTTGTTGCCAGCATCTCTTGCTGCTGCTGTGGCACTTGGGCATGAGCGGAATCGTGCCCAAGCCTTGAGTGCCCTAGCAGACAAACTGCCACCAGAGTTGTTGCCAGCAGCTCTTGCTGCTGCTGTGGCGATTGAGGATGAGTATTATCTTACCCAAGCCTTGAGTGCCTTAGCAGACAAACTGCCACCAGAGTTGTTGCCAGCAGCTGTTGCTGCTGCCAGGGCGATTCAAAATGAGTATTATCGTGCTAAAGTTTTGATAGCTTTATTAGAGAAACTACCAGAAGTTTTGCCCGAAGCTATTGCTGCTGCCAGAGGGATTGAGGATGGAATGACTCGTGGTGAAGTTTTGGTACCTTTAGTAGAGAAACTACCGCCAAAACTACTGCCAGAAGCCCTGACTGCGGCTAGAGAAACTCAGGAGAACTATCATCGTGCTGAGATTTTGATTGCCTTAGCCCAAAGATTCCCAGAAGTTTTGCCCGAAGCTATTGCTGCTACCAAGACTATTCAAGATGAGTCTTGTCGTGGTCATCGTTTAAGTGAATTAGCCGAGAACCTACCACCAGAATTATTACCAGAAGTCCTAGCGATCGCTCGGAAAATGCAGAATCATTACGAGCGCGCTAATGCTTTGATAGCTTTAGTAGAGAAACTACCAGAAGTTTTGCCAGAAGCCCTTGCTGCTGCTAGAGAAACTCAGAATGAGTATGATCGTGCTGAGGTTTTGATTGCCTTAGTCCAAAGACTACCAGAAGTTGTGCCAGAAGCTATTGCTGCTACCGAGGCAATGGAGAATCAGTCTTATCGTGTCGGGGGGTTAAGGGAATTAGCCGAGAAACTACCACCAGAATTATTACCAGAAGTCCTGACTGCTGCTAGAAAGATTCAGGGTAACCTTTATCGTGCCGATGCTTTGATTGCCTTAGCCCAGAAACTACCAGAAGTTTTGCCAGAAGCCCTTGCTGCTGCTAGGGCAATTGAGGATGAGTATTATCGCGCCGATGCCCTCACTGCCTTAGCCGACAAACTGCCAGAGGTATTACCAGAAGCACTCGCTGCTGCTAGGGCAATTGAGGATGAGCAGTATCGCACCAAGGCCCTCAGTGCCTTAGCTTTTGGTCTGTCACAAATGCCATCCGCCATACTTTTTCCACTTTGGCAAGATACCCTTCATCAGTTATCTGTTCACACTCGCCCTAATTTGCTGCAGGATATCAAAGCATTGTTTCCGGTTATCTTTGCATTAGGTGGTGAAGTTGCAACGGTAGAACTTGCCAGTGCGATCGCAGATGTGGGGCGATGGTGGAAATAA
- a CDS encoding sensor histidine kinase — protein MKPPIKIHNHPFRFLLYLEWILLAIAMLTAIMPSPPPPRFAARFHEPSPENLIVATGCLIIFGLMGLRLPTGNQISKIIFTAIEVFLIFTTGFVGGRISRLFPFIYMILVTRSCLIFQLPGRLIVTFISFLLFWLTLQRKWQNFPPPPQFQERFQFFTLSLSLLFGLSLIFVLMLMNTVLSERQSREELAVANEKLRQYALRIENQATLEERNRIAREIHDSLGHSLTALNLQLETALKLSQSNPNKAHDFLKRAKELGSKALQDVRQSISTMRSHPLQEQSLEQAINQLLEDFHHGNGFSPICMINLDHPLPSEIKIAIYRIIQESLTNISKYAKATEVRIEIDKTPRGLHLTVQDNGHGFDFRQNTTGFGLQSMRDRTLAIGGVFNINSTPGEGCKIIVDVPLMRLNR, from the coding sequence ATGAAACCTCCAATAAAGATTCACAATCATCCGTTTCGATTTCTACTTTATTTAGAGTGGATACTGTTAGCAATTGCTATGCTAACTGCGATTATGCCTTCTCCACCACCGCCACGTTTTGCTGCGAGGTTTCACGAACCCAGTCCCGAGAATTTAATAGTTGCTACTGGCTGTTTAATTATTTTTGGTTTGATGGGGTTGAGATTACCCACTGGCAACCAAATAAGTAAAATAATTTTTACAGCTATTGAAGTTTTTTTGATTTTTACTACTGGTTTTGTAGGAGGAAGAATTTCTCGGCTTTTCCCTTTTATCTATATGATTTTAGTAACTCGTAGTTGCTTAATTTTTCAGTTACCAGGGCGTTTAATAGTTACATTCATATCATTTCTTTTATTCTGGCTAACACTACAGCGTAAGTGGCAGAATTTTCCGCCACCACCGCAATTTCAAGAGCGCTTTCAATTTTTTACTCTGAGTTTATCTTTATTATTTGGCTTAAGTTTGATTTTTGTCTTAATGTTAATGAATACAGTATTATCCGAACGCCAAAGCCGCGAAGAATTAGCTGTTGCTAACGAAAAATTGCGTCAATATGCTCTCCGCATTGAGAATCAAGCAACTTTAGAAGAACGTAATCGCATTGCGCGGGAAATTCATGATTCTTTGGGACATTCCTTAACAGCATTAAATCTGCAATTAGAAACAGCTTTAAAGCTTTCACAATCTAATCCCAATAAAGCTCATGATTTTTTGAAGAGAGCGAAAGAATTAGGTTCTAAAGCCTTACAAGATGTGAGACAGTCTATTTCTACGATGCGTTCTCATCCCTTGCAAGAACAATCTTTAGAACAAGCAATTAATCAATTATTAGAAGATTTTCATCATGGAAATGGTTTTTCACCAATTTGCATGATTAACTTAGATCATCCTTTACCCAGCGAAATTAAAATTGCTATCTACCGCATCATTCAAGAATCATTAACTAATATTTCTAAGTATGCCAAAGCCACAGAAGTGAGGATAGAAATAGATAAAACTCCTAGGGGGTTACATTTAACTGTTCAGGATAACGGTCACGGCTTTGACTTTAGGCAAAATACTACTGGGTTTGGCTTGCAAAGTATGCGCGATCGCACTTTAGCAATTGGTGGTGTATTTAATATTAACAGTACACCTGGGGAGGGTTGTAAAATTATAGTTGATGTTCCTCTAATGAGGCTGAATAGATGA
- a CDS encoding ion transporter, which translates to MLLSREKAEFYLTDIETPLGQVINLTIAGLVLLSSGIFVAETYNIPDSLRFQLQIIDTVIFIVFAVEYAIRLWSAENKVKYFFSLYSIIDLIAILPFFLGAVDLSFIRLLRWFRILRLIRFIDKRFFFGSVSTEDGVIFARILFTLFAIIFVYSGLIYQVEHPVNPQGFATFLDALYFSIVTMTTVGFGDVTPASELGRWLTVLMILTGIALIPWQVGDLIKRLVKTANQIEANCSGCGLAYHDADAGFCKRCGTKLPVMRAD; encoded by the coding sequence ATGTTACTTAGCAGAGAAAAAGCCGAATTCTATTTAACAGACATAGAAACACCACTAGGACAAGTAATTAACTTAACTATCGCCGGATTGGTTCTTTTGTCTTCAGGGATTTTTGTCGCAGAAACTTATAATATTCCTGATTCTCTCCGGTTTCAATTACAAATTATTGATACTGTTATATTCATAGTTTTTGCAGTTGAATATGCCATTCGTCTATGGAGCGCAGAAAATAAGGTTAAATACTTTTTTAGCTTATATTCCATTATTGACTTAATTGCTATCTTGCCATTTTTTCTAGGAGCCGTAGATTTAAGCTTTATTCGTTTATTACGATGGTTTCGGATTTTAAGATTAATCAGGTTTATCGATAAAAGATTTTTCTTTGGTAGTGTGAGTACTGAAGATGGTGTAATATTTGCAAGAATATTATTTACCTTATTTGCGATTATATTTGTTTACTCGGGCTTAATTTATCAAGTTGAACATCCTGTTAATCCCCAAGGTTTTGCCACTTTTTTAGATGCATTGTATTTTTCGATTGTTACCATGACAACTGTGGGTTTTGGGGATGTGACACCCGCTTCTGAATTAGGGCGCTGGTTAACAGTATTAATGATTTTGACAGGTATTGCCCTCATTCCTTGGCAAGTTGGTGATTTAATTAAGCGCTTGGTAAAAACTGCGAACCAAATAGAAGCGAATTGTTCTGGGTGCGGTTTAGCTTACCACGATGCAGATGCTGGATTTTGCAAAAGATGCGGAACCAAATTACCTGTGATGAGGGCTGATTAA
- a CDS encoding nucleoside deaminase codes for MDHEYFMRLAIAAAKKGDTPYGAVIVKDNEVVAVGHNTVRRDNDPSAHAEINVIRSLTAKIQNPSLAGYSIYTTGEPCPMCATACVWTGISEIIYGASIQDLISINQSQIEISCEEVIAKSFRNINVIKGVLKTECLALFN; via the coding sequence ATGGATCATGAATATTTTATGCGCCTAGCGATCGCAGCAGCAAAAAAAGGTGATACACCTTATGGTGCAGTGATTGTGAAAGATAACGAAGTTGTTGCCGTAGGTCATAATACTGTAAGACGCGATAACGATCCATCTGCTCATGCAGAAATCAATGTTATTCGTAGTTTAACAGCTAAAATTCAAAATCCTTCTTTGGCAGGTTATAGCATATATACAACTGGAGAACCTTGTCCGATGTGTGCAACGGCTTGTGTGTGGACGGGTATCTCTGAGATTATCTATGGTGCTTCTATTCAAGATTTAATTTCTATCAATCAATCACAAATTGAGATTTCTTGTGAAGAGGTGATTGCTAAATCATTTAGAAATATCAATGTGATTAAAGGGGTTTTAAAAACAGAATGCTTGGCATTATTTAATTAA
- a CDS encoding response regulator, whose protein sequence is MIKVLLVDDQNLIRQGLRALLELETDLEIVGEAENGAIALNLIAELQPNVVLMDIRMPIMDGVAATREIQQQFSGIKVLVLTTFDDDEYVKAALQNGAMGYLLKDTPSEELAFAIRAVHRGYTQLGPGIVKKLLTQFPTLEPTPPPEIPPSLAELTPREKEVLRLIAQGASNREIAQQLYISEGTVKNHVTNMLNRLNLRDRTQAAIFANTFLAYLNDGD, encoded by the coding sequence ATGATTAAAGTATTACTAGTAGATGACCAAAATTTAATTCGACAAGGATTAAGAGCTTTATTAGAACTAGAAACAGATTTAGAAATTGTGGGAGAAGCAGAAAATGGAGCTATAGCACTGAATTTAATTGCTGAATTGCAACCGAATGTAGTATTGATGGATATTAGAATGCCGATCATGGATGGAGTTGCAGCTACAAGAGAAATTCAACAGCAATTTAGCGGTATTAAAGTTTTAGTATTAACAACTTTTGATGATGATGAATATGTCAAAGCTGCACTCCAGAATGGGGCAATGGGTTATTTACTCAAAGATACACCTTCAGAAGAATTAGCTTTTGCCATTCGTGCTGTTCACAGAGGCTACACTCAATTAGGGCCAGGGATAGTCAAAAAATTATTAACGCAGTTTCCGACCTTAGAACCAACCCCACCACCAGAAATTCCGCCTAGTTTAGCAGAACTGACTCCTAGAGAAAAAGAAGTTTTACGTCTAATTGCTCAAGGTGCTAGTAATCGAGAAATAGCCCAACAACTCTACATTTCTGAGGGGACAGTTAAAAACCATGTGACCAATATGTTGAATCGTCTCAATTTACGCGATCGCACTCAAGCGGCCATTTTTGCTAATACATTTTTAGCATATTTAAATGACGGCGATTAA